The Planctomycetia bacterium genome has a window encoding:
- a CDS encoding carbon storage regulator, whose amino-acid sequence MLVLSRKNQQSVVVGSAGGLDRMLTVTVLEIRGGKVKLGFDVPPEIPVHRQEVWERIQAKGEQQGPAALPWTPAPN is encoded by the coding sequence ATGTTGGTCCTATCGAGAAAAAATCAGCAATCGGTGGTCGTCGGCAGCGCCGGCGGACTGGACCGAATGCTGACCGTCACGGTGTTGGAAATCCGCGGCGGGAAAGTGAAGTTGGGCTTCGACGTGCCGCCGGAGATTCCCGTCCATCGCCAAGAAGTTTGGGAACGCATTCAAGCTAAAGGGGAGCAACAAGGCCCCGCCGCGCTCCCCTGGACCCCGGCGCCGAACTGA